The Paramagnetospirillum magnetotacticum MS-1 genome includes the window CCTGCTGCCCGCCTGGCTGGCCTTCGTCATCGGCCTGCTTTACGACATCGTCGCGGGCACGCCTTTGGGAGTGAACGCCCTGGTCATGCTGCTGGTCCAGGGCACTGCCGCCTCCCAGCGCAAGTTCTTCCTGGGCAAGTCCTTCGCCGTCACCTGGTGGGCCTTCAGCCTGCTGACCGCGGGCGCCATCGGCATGGCCTGGGTGCTGCTGTCCTTCGTCAAGGGACGGCCGCTCGACATCGCGCCGGTGATGTTCGAATACCTGATGACCCTGGCCCTGTTCCCGCTGCTGACCTGGATGCTGGCCAGAACCCAGCTAGCCTTCCTGCGCGACGTGTAGGAGGGGCCGGACCATGTATCACGACAACGACCGCTCCAAACTGTTCTCCCGCCGGGCCATGATGCTGGCAGGCGGCAAGGCGACCCTGATGGGGGCCCTGGCGGCGCGCATGTATTATCTCCAGGTCATGGAGGCGGACAAATACGCCGTCCAGGCCGAAGACAACCGCATCAGCACCCGCCTGCTGGCCCCGCCGCGCGGCCTGATCCTCGACCGCAACGGCATCGCCATGGCGGTCAACCAGCACAATTACCGCGTCATGGTGGTGCCGGAACAGACTCCGTCCCTGGACTACACCTTGGATGCGCTGACCAAGATCATCGCCATTGGCGACGGCGACCGCGCCCGCATTCACAAGGAGGTGCGCCGACGGCGCAGTTTCGTGCCGTTAAGCGTGCGCGAGAATCTGACCTGGGAGGAAGTGGCGCGCGTCGAAGTCAACGCCGCCGACCTGCCCGGCGTGATCATCGATGTGGGCCAAAGCCGCTATTACCCGCTGGAATCCCTGGGCGCCCATATCCTGGGCTATGTCTCGGCGGTGTCCGAGAACGAATTGTCCGGCGACCCGCTGGAAGAACTTCCCGGCTTTCGCATCGGCAAGGGCGGCGTCGAGCGCATCTACGACATGGCGCTTCGGGGCCGTCATGGCACCTCGTCGCTGGAAGTCAACTCGGTGGGCCGCGTCATCCGGGAATTGGAGCGCAAGGAGGGCGAACCGGGCCTCGACCTCAACCTGACGCTGGACATGAAGCTGCAGGAATACGCCGCCCAGCGCCTGGGCGATGAAAGCGCTGCCGTGGTGGTGATGGACATCCATACCGGCGACGTGCTGGTCATGGCCTCGACGCCCAGCTTCGATCCCAATTCCTTCAACCGCGGCCTGTCCAACGAGGAATGGAAGGACCTGTCCACCAATCCCCGCTCGCCGCTGACCAACAAGGCTATCGGCGGCACCTTCGCGCCCGGATCCACCTTCAAGCTGGTGACCGCCCTGGCCGCGCTGGAGGCCCGCGACATCACGCCCGAGATGAGGGTGTTCTGCTCGGGCCATACCCAGTTGGGAAGCATCAAGTTCCACTGCTGGAAAAAGGAAGGCCACGGCGCCCAGGATCTGGTCAACGGCATCAAGAATTCCTGCGACGTCTACTTCTACGAGGTGGCGCGGCGCGTGGGCTTCGAGAAGATCGCCGAAATGGCCAAGAAGTTCGGCATGGGCGCGCCCACCGGCATCGACCTGCCGGGAGAGAAGTCGGGCATCATTCCCAACAAGGCCTGGAAGAAAGCGGCCCTGAAGCAGCCCTGGCATCCGGGCGAGACCCTGATCAACGCCATCGGCCAGGGCTATGTCACCGCCACCGCCATGCAGCTTGCCACCATGACGGCGCGCCTGGCCAATGGCGGATTCGCCGTGATCCCCCATGTGGCCCGCGACCAGATTTCCGAGAAATCAGCCAAAAGCCGCTCCAATCCCACATGGCCCAGCCTGGATG containing:
- the mrdA gene encoding penicillin-binding protein 2; translated protein: MYHDNDRSKLFSRRAMMLAGGKATLMGALAARMYYLQVMEADKYAVQAEDNRISTRLLAPPRGLILDRNGIAMAVNQHNYRVMVVPEQTPSLDYTLDALTKIIAIGDGDRARIHKEVRRRRSFVPLSVRENLTWEEVARVEVNAADLPGVIIDVGQSRYYPLESLGAHILGYVSAVSENELSGDPLEELPGFRIGKGGVERIYDMALRGRHGTSSLEVNSVGRVIRELERKEGEPGLDLNLTLDMKLQEYAAQRLGDESAAVVVMDIHTGDVLVMASTPSFDPNSFNRGLSNEEWKDLSTNPRSPLTNKAIGGTFAPGSTFKLVTALAALEARDITPEMRVFCSGHTQLGSIKFHCWKKEGHGAQDLVNGIKNSCDVYFYEVARRVGFEKIAEMAKKFGMGAPTGIDLPGEKSGIIPNKAWKKAALKQPWHPGETLINAIGQGYVTATAMQLATMTARLANGGFAVIPHVARDQISEKSAKSRSNPTWPSLDVSRQSLALVRKGMFAVSNEPGGTAYRARITQDGMWLSGKTGSAQVRRITMRERETGVKKNDQLPWKERDHALFVAYAPEENPRYSIAVIVEHGGGGSAVAAPIARDIMIEVQKRDMARVAADSAGAPASPDLRRF
- the mreD gene encoding rod shape-determining protein MreD — translated: MKSSVWVKMDTWVRHLVPFGITVFLLLLTAVPTHIPGFSGIAPMLPLMGVYYWAIYRPDLLPAWLAFVIGLLYDIVAGTPLGVNALVMLLVQGTAASQRKFFLGKSFAVTWWAFSLLTAGAIGMAWVLLSFVKGRPLDIAPVMFEYLMTLALFPLLTWMLARTQLAFLRDV